The following are from one region of the Mustela lutreola isolate mMusLut2 chromosome 7, mMusLut2.pri, whole genome shotgun sequence genome:
- the FBXL22 gene encoding F-box and leucine-rich protein 22: protein MHITQLNRECLLHLFSFLDKDSRKSLARTCPQLQDVFEDPALWPLLHFRSLMELKKDNFLLSPALRSLSICWYSSRVQVCSIEDWLKSAFQRSICSRHESLVNDFLFQVCDRCPNLASVTLSGCGHVTDDCLLRLLRCCPRLRALRLENCARVTNLTLAAVATHGRALQTLHVDFCRNVSAAGLHRLRAACPRLALRAEHSAAMIPDQRPSASGMALRKLLPR from the exons ATGCACATCACCCAGCTCAACCGGGAGTGCCTGCTGcacctcttctccttcctggacAAGGACAGCAGGAAGAGCCTGGCCAGGACCTGCCCCCAGCTCCAGGACGTGTTTGAGGACCCTGCACTCTGGCCTCTGCTGCACTTTCGTTCCCTCATGGAACTCAAGAAGGACAACTTCCTCCTGAGCCCGGCCCTCAGGAGCCTGTCCATCTGCTGGTACTCGAGCCGCGTACAAGTGTGCAGCATTGAGGATTGGCTCAAGAGCGCCTTCCAGAGGAGCATCTGCAGCCGCCACGAGAGCCTGGTCAATGATTTCCTCTTCCAGGTGTGCGACAG GTGCCCCAACCTGGCGTCCGTCACGCTTTCAGGCTGCGGCCACGTCACCGACGACTGCCTGCTGCGCCTCCTGCGCTGCTGCCCGCGCCTGCGCGCGCTGCGCCTGGAGAACTGCGCGCGCGTCACCAACCTAACGCTGGCGGCCGTGGCGACGCACGGGCGCGCGCTGCAGACGCTGCACGTGGACTTCTGCCGCAACGTGAGCGCGGCCGGCCTGCACCGCTTGCGCGCCGCGTGCCCGCGCCTGGCGCTGCGTGCCGAGCACAGCGCAGCCATGATCCCCGACCAGCGCCCCAGCGCGTCGGGCATGGCTCTTCGCAAGCTGCTGCCGCGCTAG